In Candidatus Manganitrophus morganii, the genomic window CTCGGAGGTGATATTTTGGCTGTTGATTCCGGCCGAGGCGATCGCATACTGCTTCTGCGCCCCGTTGGAGACCGGCCTTCCCGCCTCATCTGTATACCGGATATTTCCGTTCTCATCTCTGGTCGAGACGAGGTCATAACGGACGACGACAAACGGAATCGGGTTCCCCCGCGATTCGAGCCGCGCATCAAAGCCGAGCGACTCGGCCACTAGGGCATGGGCCCCTTCGTGTAAGATAAACCCGGCCGACGCTCCCGCAAGAAACCACCCATAATCGGAAGGGTTCCATTCCTCCGCAGCCGCCGTTTTTCCCTCTGCGAATAACAATAGCAAGAAAATCAATACGAGCCGAATGATCCGATCCAGACGTGTCTCCCCTCTGAACGTCAAACGGTCTGGATATACCTGAACTGCGGCTGAAAGGCAATTTTTAATTGATCTCTTGTCTTTAAGCGCGATGAGACCTATAGAAATTTCTACAGAATTGAAACCGGTAAGGACCTAAGATTAAATTGAGAGGGACTGTTCGGTATCGGGAAATGGAGCAATGACTTCGAACTACTCTTCTATCTCTATCTTAATCAACTTTTTCTGGATGGCATAGATAATCAGCTGAGAAACGTGGTTGAAACCGAGCTTGTTGTTGATGTTCGTCCGATGGGTTTCCACCGTTTTGATTTGGATCCCCAGCTTCTCGGCGATATCTTTGTTTTTATAGCCTTCGGCCACGTAACGAATGACTTCTATCTCTCGCGGAGTCAACGGTCTGCGTTCGTTCTTCTTGTCCTTCTGCATTGAGACTTTTGATCATCCTCTGGTTAATGGGTAAATACCGCTTCGGATTTAGATCTTAACGAATGCTCTCAATCGAATTCAATACTAATGGTGAATAGGTATCAAATCCTAATCATCACTAAAAGCAAACGCGATCCGGAGCGCTTCAATGGCGCGCCGACACAAATCAGCATTTTTTCCGTCTCTCATCTGCTCTTGCTTCACACAAGCTCGATTCCCTTTTTCTTCTTGACAAGCGTATCAACTGCATGTTAGTTAGAGGAATTATCAGCCTAGTCACTACCCTAGTAGTGAGGATGGCTTTTCCAGAGGTCACCCCCTTCTTGAAAACATTAAAGATCAAAGAAATCATCAACCAATTCTCCGAAATCGGTTTTTCGGAATATGAGGCGAAATCGTATCTTGCCCTCGTTCAGAAAAACCCGTCGACCGCCTACGAAATCGGCAAGGAATCGGGCGTCCCTTCCTCAAAAATCTATGAGGTCCTCAACAAGCTCAAAGAAAAAGGGATGATCGTGTCGATCGACGAGGAAGACGCACGGGCCAAGCGTTATATTCCCCAGCATCCGGACGAGTTTCTCTCCCAATACCAACATGGGGTTCAGAAGACGCTTCAATCGCTGCGCGGCGTCTTCAGCGGGTTGAATGGGAACAAAGAGGCAAGCTATGTCTGGAACATCGTCGATCATGACCGTCTGGTCGAGAAGGCCTTCCAGATGATCGAATCGGCTAAAAAAATCATTCTGCTTTCTCTCTGGAACGAAGAGCTCGCCGCACTCGAAGGTCCCCTCCGCGCCGCCGAGCAGCGCGGGGTGCAGATTGCCCTGGTTCACTTCGGCCCTCCCAAGATCCGCGTGGGGCAGGTCTACTACCACCCGATCGAAGATACCCTCTATGCCGAAAAACAGGGACGCGCGCTGGTGATTGTGGTCGATTCACAGGAAGTGTTGATGGGGAACATCAGCCGAGAAGGAAAAACCGAAGGAGCCTGGAGCAAGAACAGAGGATTCACGATGATTGCGGAAGATTATGTGAAGCACGATATTTATATCGCCAAAATCATCAACCGGTTCGAAAAAGAGCTGATCCAAAAGTTCGGTGAAAAGTACGTCACACTTCGCAATGTTTTTGAAGATGAAGTCCTTTCTTAGGAGTCCGATCCCCATGAAGAAACACGGCGCGTCAGAGAATCGACCCGGCTTCCCCGCAAAACAAGGCCTTTACGATCCGCAGTTCGAGAAAGATTCCTGCGGCATCGGCTTCGTCGCCGACATCAAGGGCCGCCGCTCGCACGATATTATTCAAAAAGGGCTGCAGGTGCTCGAGAACCTTTCCCATCGGGGCGCCGTCGGCTGCGACCCCTGCACGGGGGACGGCGCCGGAATTCTGATTCAAGTGCCGCAGGCCTTTCTCAAACGGGCCTGCGGTGAGGTCGGCATGACGCTGCCGGAACCGGGACAGTACGGGGTCGGAATGGTCTTCCTTCCCCCCTCCTCCACCGATCGCCGCGCCTGCGAAACCCTTTTTGAGAAGGTCATCACTGAGGAAGGTCAGCGTTTTCTCGGCTGGCGAGACGTGCCGACCAAAGAGGACCATATCGGAGAGGTCGCGCGCCAGACCGTCCCTGCGATCCGCCAGATCTTCATCGCCCGCAACAGCTTAAATGAGACCGAGTTTGAACGGAAACTGTATGTCATCCGAAGGCGGGTGGAGAACGCCGTTCACCAGTCTGCCATCACGGAGCGAAAATATTTCTATATTCCCAGTCTCTCATGCAACACGATCATTTACAAGGGGCTCCTCCTCCCCTCTCAGATTCCACTTTTCTATCCCGATCTCGCCGATGCGCAAGTCGTGAGCGCCTTGGCGCTGGTCCACTCCCGCTTCTCGACGAATACCTTTCCATCGTGGCCGTTGGCCCACCCCTACCGCTATATCTGCCATAATGGCGAGATCAATACACTGAAGGGAAACGTCAATTGGATGCGGGCGCGTCAAGGCCGCCTCTCCTCCGAGCTCTTCGGTGAAGAGATCGAAAAGCTCTTCCCGATCATCGGTGAAGACCAGAGCGACTCCGCCTGCTTCGACAATGCGCTGGAGTTTCTGATCATGGGAGGCCGATCTCTGCCGCATGCGATGATGATGTTGATCCCCGAGGCGTGGGCCGGCAACCCCGATATGGATCTCGACCGGCGCGGCTTCTACGAATACCACGCCTCCATGATGGAGCCGTGGGACGGCCCGGCCGCCGTCGCTTTCACCGATGGGAAGCTGATTGGGGCGACGCTCGACCGAAACGGCCTCCGCCCCGCCCGCTACCTGGTCACAAAGGGTGACCTGGTGGTTCTTGCGTCGGAAGCGGGGGTCCTCTCATTTCCACCGGAAGAGATCCGGACCAAAGGAAGACTTCAGCCGGGAAAGATGTTTCTGGTCGATACGGTCCAGGGGCGGATCATCGACGATAAAGAAATCAAAGCCGATATCTGCGGGAGAAAGCCGTATCGGTTCTGGATCATGGCCAACCGGATCAACGTCGAAGATCTCCCGGAGCCGCTCAACCTCCTCCAGCCCGATCATATCACCCTGCGGCAGCGGCAGCAGACCTTCGGCTACAGTCTTGAAGATTTAAAAATGATCATGACCCCGATGGCGGTCAACGGAGAGGAGCCGATCGGATCGATGGGAACCGACACCCCTCTCGCCGTCCTTTCGGACCGGCCACAGCTCCTCTTCAAATATTTCAAACAGCTCTTCGCCCAGGTGACCAACCCGCCGATCGATCCGATCCGGGAGCAGTTGGTGATGTCGCTGGTGACCAACATCGGCCCCAAGTCGAATCTTTTGGGAGAGACCCCGGAGCATGCCCGCCGAATCCGGGTGCAGCAGCCGATCCTCACAAATGCCGATCTGGAGAAGATTCGGACGATCGCAGACGGCCACTTCAAAACACAAACGTTGCGGATGCTCTTCCCGGCGGCCGAAGGGCCGACCGGACTCGCCCCAGCGCTGGAGCGGCTTTGCAAGGAGGCCTCCGAAGCGATCCGGGCCGGATACAAATTCATCATCCTGAGCGACCGGGGGGTTAATGCGGAGTGGGCGCCGATCCCCTCCCTGTTGGCGATTTCGGCCGTTCACCACCACCTGATCCGGGAGTGCACCCGGACCGAGGTCGGATTGATCATCGAAAGCGGCGAGCCGCGTGAGGTCCACCACTATGCTTGTCTCATCGGCTACGGCGCCGGATCGATCAATCCCTATCTCGCCTTCGAGACCCTCACCGACATGGCGCGGGAAGGCTACTTCCCGGAGACGATCGATGAGCCGACCGCCGAGGGGAAATACATCAAATCGATCAATAAGGGACTTCTGAAGATCTTCTCGAAGATGGGGATCTCGACCGTCCAGAGCTACTGCGGGGCGCAGATTTTCGAAGCGATCGGATTGAACTCGGAGTTGATCGACCGCTACTTTACCGGGACCCCCTCTCGGATCGAAGGGATCGGAATCGGAGCGCTGGCTGAAGAGGTCCTCCGCCGCCATTCGCAGGCCCATGAGCTCACCCCGAACAAACAGCTCGACTACGGTGGGGAATACCACTATCGGATCCAGACGGAACACCACAACTGGAACCCCGAAACGATCATGAAGCTCCAGCATGCAACGCAGAACGAAAGTTATGCGACCTTCAAAGAGTTCAGCCAGGCGGTCGATGACGAAAGCCGCGCCCGGGCCAACCTCCGGGGGCTTTTGGACCTTCGCCTTCTCCCCGAACCGATTCCTCTCGCAGAGGTCGAGCCGGCTTCTGCGATCGTCAAACGCTTCAACACCGGGGCAATGTCGTACGGATCGATCAGCAAAGAGGCCCATGAGATGCTGGCCGTTGCGATGAACCGGATCGGCGGGAAAAGCAACACCGGCGAGGGAGGGGAAGACCCCGAACGATTTATTCCTTTGCCGAACGGAGACTCGAAATCGAGCGCGATCAAACAGGTCGCCTCCGCCCGGTTCGGCGTGACGACGAACTATTTGATTAACGCCCGCGAGCTTCAGATCAAAATGGCGCAGGGAGCGAAACCGGGAGAAGGGGGACAGTTGCCCGGCCATAAGGTCGATGAGGTGATCGCCCGGATGCGCTACGCGACGCCGGGGGTCCAATTGATCTCGCCGCCGCCGCACCACGACATCTACTCGATCGAAGATTTGGCGCAGCTGATTTATGATTTGAAGAATGTGAATCCGAACGCGGCGGTCTCGGTGAAACTTGTCTCCGAGGTCGGCGTCGGAACGGTCGCGGCCGGCGTCGCCAAGGCCCACGCCGACAAAATCTTGATCTCAGGCGACTCCGGCGGAACCGGCGCCTCCCCTTGGGGCTCCATCAAACATGCCGGCATTCCCTGGGAGTTGGGGCTGGCCGAAACGCAGCAAACGCTGGTTCTGAACGATCTGCGCGGACGGGTCCGGGTTGAAACCGACGGGCAGTTGAAAACCGGCCGGGATGTCGTCATCGCCGCCCTGCTCGGAGCCGAAGAGTTCGGCTTCTCGACAGCGCCGTTGATCGTTGAGGGATGTATCATGATGCGCAAGTGCCACCTGAACACCTGCCCCGTCGGGATCGCCACACAAGATCCGGTGCTCCGAAAGAAATTTACCGGCAAGCCGGAACATGTCGTCAACTACTTCTTCTATGTCGCCGAAGAGATCCGGGAGTTCATGGCGAAACTCGGCTTCCGCACATTTAAGGAGATGATCGGACGGGTCGATAAAATCAAGGCGCAAAGGGCGCTCGATCATTGGAAGGCCCATGGCCTCGATCTCTCCCCGCTGCTGAAGCGGCCGGAGGTCGGCCCCGAGATCGCGACCTACTGCGTAATGCCGCAAGAGCATGGTTTGGAGAAGGCGCTGGACCATGAGCTCATCAAACTCGCCCGACCGGCGCTGGAATCGAAGCAAAGGGTGGAGCTCTCCCGTCCGATCCGAAACATTTATCGAACGGTCGGAGCGATGCTCTCGGGTGAGATCACGAAGCGTTATGGCGCGGAAGGGCTCCCTCCCGATACGGTCCACTTCAAGTTCACCGGCTCGGCCGGCCAGAGCTTCGGCGCCTGGTGCGTCAACGGCCTCTCGCTCACGCTGGAGGGAGAGTCGAACGACTACCTCGGCAAAGGAATGGCCGGTGGACGGATCGTCGTTTATCCTCCCAAAACGGCAACCTATCCCCCGGAAGAAACCATCTTGGTCGGCAACACCGTCCTCTACGGCGCCACCGGGGGAGAATGTTACCTCTACGGGATGGCGGGAGAGCGCTTCGCCGTCCGCAATTCGGGGGCGCGCGCCGTGATCGAAGGGGTCGGCGACCACGGGTGCGAGTACATGACGGGGGGGATCGTGGTGGTTCTCGGGAAAACCGGACGGAACTTCGCGGCCGGCATGAGCGGCGGGGTCGCTTTCGTCTACAACGAAGACGGCGCCTTCGAACGGCGATGCAACTTGAGCATGGTGGAGCTCGACCCGGTTCGCGATAAGAAGGATCAGCTCCTCCTGAAGGGACTCATCGAAAAACACCTTGCCTATACCGGAAGTGAAAAAGCGAAGAAGATCCTCGCCCAATGGGAGTGGGCCCTCCCCAAATTCGTTCGGGTCATGTCGGTCGAATACAAAAAAGTGCTGGAACAGCGGGCGCGGCAAAAAACGATGGTACATTAAGGAATGGGAGGGGGAGGCGGAAGACACCTCCCGCCTCCCGTTTTTTGGAGTCTTGCATGTCTGACATCAAAGGGTTCTTAAAGTTTAAGCGGGAAGGGCCGAAGCGGCGTCCGGTTCCGGAACGAGTCAAGGACTGGAAGGAATTTTACGAGCCGATCTCCGAAGATGCGCTCCAGGTTCAGGGAGCCCGCTGCATGGATTGCGGAACCCCTTTCTGCCAGGGAACTACCGGCTGCCCGGTTCAGAACATGATTCCCGACTGGAATGACCTCGTCCATCGGGGGCGCTGGCGGGACGCGCTTAAGATGCTTCACTCGACGAACAACTTCCCTGAATTTACCGGACGGCTCTGCCCCGCCCCCTGCGAATCGGCCTGCGTCTTGGGAATTATCGACAATCCGGTTTCGATCCGGGTGATCGAGTGGAACATCATCGATAAAGGATTTAACGAAGGGTGGATCTCCCCGCTCACCCCGGAGCAGGAGACCGGCCAGAGGGTCGCCGTCGTCGGCTCCGGACCGGCCGGCCTGGCCGCGGCGCAACAGCTCCGCCGGTTGGGACACTCCGTCACGGTCTTTGAAAGGGACGATCGAATCGGCGGATTGCTCCGCTACGGCATCCCCGACTTCAAGATGGAAAAGTCGGTTCTCGATCGGCGTCTGGAACAGATGACGGCGGAGGGGGTGATCTTCAAAACGAGCGTCGAGGTCGGAAAAGATCTCCCGGTGGACCAGCTCCGGCGGGAATTCGACGCCGTCCTTCTCACCGGCGGGGCGATGCAGGCGAGGGAACTTCCCGTCCCGGGACGCGAGCTGGCCGGAATCCACCTCGCGATGGATTACTTGACCCAGCAAAACAAGATAAACGCGGGCGACACCATCAATTCGGCGCAACGGATCGATGCCAAAGGGAAGCGGGTCGTCATCATCGGCGGCGGCGACACCGGCTCCGACTGTCTCGGCACCGCGCACCGCCAGGGAGCCGAAGAGATCTACCAATTCGAGCTCCTCCCCGAACCGCCCCCCCATCGCGCGGCGTCCACCCCCTGGCCCCTTTGGCCGATGCAGCTTCGCTCTTCGCATGCCCACGAGGAAGGGTGCAAACGGGAATGGTCCGTTTCCACCAAAGCCTTCGTCGGGAAGAACGGGCGGGTCGAGAAGCTCCAGGCGGTTCATGTCGAGTTGAAGACCGATTCGGAGGGCCGGACTCAATTCGTCGAGGTCCCCGGAAGCGACTTCGAGCTGCAGGTCGATCTCGTCCTGCTGGCGATGGGCTTTACCGGCCCGGTGAAAAAAGGCCTGCTGGCCGATCTTGGCGTAAAACTCGACCCGCGCGGCAACGTGGCGGTCGACACCTACCACCGCACCAGCGTGGAAGGGGTCTTCGCCGCCGGCGACATGAAGCGCGGGGCGTCGCTGATCGTCTGGGCGATCCGGGAAGGACGAGACGCGGCCAAGGGAATCGATCGGTACCTGCGGAAACAGCAGTCCGTCTGATCAGGACGAGGGGTTTGACCCTTCCTCCTTCACCGACTTCAAATACTCCTCCCACTCAATCAGCAGCATATACTTTTTCTTGGTATTGCACTCTTTGCAGGAAGGCACCACATTTCCTTTGGTGCTCTTCCCTCCCCGCCCGATCGGGACGATGTGGTCCATCGTCAGCTCGGCCGGCTTGAACGTCCGGCCGCAGTAATAGCAAACGCCGGTGCTCCGGCGGCGCTTCCACCACTGGCTGTTCCGAAGCTCGCGCGCCTTCGCCTTCTCGCGTTTGATGTCATCATCGTCCACATCCGTGTAAAAGGGCTCTGTCATCTTTTCTTTCATGTCATTCCCGCGCACGCGGGAATCCAGACCAATGCCGCTTCCTGGATGCCCGCTTTCGCGAGCATGACGCAATGAGAAACTTAAATTAAGAACGGCCTGTCTGATTATTCAATCACCGCCATCACCGGCGCGTGGTCCGACGGTCGCTCTTCGGCGCGGGGATCTTTATCGATCTCGCACGCACGGCAGCGCGCCGCCACGGCGGGTGTTCCCCAGATGTGGTCGATCCGAAGACCGAGGTTCCGGCGGAAGGCGGCGATCCGATAATCCCACCAACTGTACACCCCCGCCTCCGCGTGATGGAGCCGGAAGAGATCTTCCAGTCCCCACGATTTGAGATGCGCCAGCGCCGCCCGCGCTTCGGGATGGAAGAGGACCTCCCCCACCCATGCCGCTGGATCATGGACGTCGATCGGCTCCGGCGCGACATTGAAGTCGCCGACCATCACAAGCGGCTCCTCGGGCTTGTGGCATTGATCGAGATAGGTCCGAAGCCGCGCGATAAAACCGAGCTTATAGATAAACTTCTCAGAGCCGACCGATTGGCCGTTCGGCATGTAGACGTTGATCACACGGACACCGTCGATCGTCGCCGCCATCAGCCGTTTCTGTTCATCGAGCGGCAGATCGGGAAAGCCGATCCTCACGTCGGTCAATGGCCGCTTCGACAACATCGCCACCCCGTTGTAGCTCTTCTGCCCGGCGACCGCCGGCTCATACCCCGCCGACCGAAAGGCTTCCATCGGGAATTTCTCATCCTCCACCTTCGTCTCCTGAAGGCAGAGAAGATCGGGCTCGTGCTTCCGAAGCCAGCTTAAAACGGACTCCTGCCGGGTGCGAACCGAGTTCACGTTCCAGGTGGCAATCTTGATCACATTTCCTCCGCAATCCGATGCTTATGTCTTTGTCATATCACTTCGGACCCCGATTTTCAATCCGCCCCGGCTCAAACTGACCCTTGTATCCCGTCTCCTGGATTTGCTACCCTAAGCATGATTCACCATCAAACGAGGAGGTGTGACATGAAAACGATCAGCTGTAGAGACGCCGGAATCGATTGTGACTTCGTTGCACGGGGCAACACCGCGGATGAAGTCATGAAAGCCGCCGCGGAACATGGCCGACAGAAACATGGCATGACCAATATTCCTCCCGACCTTCAACAGAAAATGCGCTCCCTCATCCGCGAGGAAAAACAAGCGGTTTAATAAAAGGGCCGCCTCCGAATCAAAGAGGCGGCCCTTTTTATATTCGCTTTTTCCGATGAAACTTCGTCATCTCCTGTCCGCGCGCGCGACCATCGCTTCAAACAAAAAGTGGTAGACCTCCGCGTGCCGCTTCGTCTCCCAGAGATCGGCCCCCCAGATATAGGCCCCATGGTCCTTCACCAAAATGCAGTGCGCCTTCGCGAAGTCGGGATGCTCGATCGCCGTCTTAATCTGCCCGACCAGCTCCGGCTCGCGCGGCGTATTCTGAATGACCGGGACGGCATGCCGATCGATGTTGCTTAATCCGCGAATCCCTTTCAACATCTCGAGACCGTGAAAGACGACCCGGTCGGACTTCACCGCCAGATCACCGGCCAATACGGAAGAAAGCCCATGGCTGTGCATGACCGATCCGGCCCCCCGCTGATTAATCAAGAGGCAGAAGATGGTAGAACATTCGGACAGGCGCAATGTTTTGTTTTTCGGCGTACGGAGGATCTCCCCGCCGCGCCGATCGACGATGAAGAGATCGGCGGGCTGGACCCGCTCTTTGTGAACGCCGGTCGGCGCCATCAGGAATCGATCGGCATCCAGCCCGGCGCAGATCCCGCCGCCGGTCCCCGCGACCCATCCCTTTTCATAAAAGAGGGAAAGCATCTCGGAGATCAGGGCGCGGGTGGTCGCTTCCGTGGCGCGTGGTGTCGGCATGATTCTCCTCTCTCTGTTCGTCGAAAACGTCCGAGAGAATACCACGCTTCAGTCGGTTCGATCAATAGGATTTGTGATCAGCCAAACCGTGAGGAAATACCGGGGAACATGCAATGTAGGGGCGTATGGGCATACGCCCCTACACGCCACATTTACACTTCGACGTTCATGCCGAGCCAGGCGCGGATCAGATCGTTTCGTGTAATCGTCCCGATCAATCGCTCGCCCCGGACGACCGGCAGGCGGTGGATGTGGAGATCTTCCATCGCCTGACTTGCCTCCTCGAGGGTCGCATCTTCCTCCGCGACCACCACGACGGGGTTCATGATCTCTCGAACGGCAATCTCTTCCAAA contains:
- a CDS encoding DUF1059 domain-containing protein — encoded protein: MKTISCRDAGIDCDFVARGNTADEVMKAAAEHGRQKHGMTNIPPDLQQKMRSLIREEKQAV
- a CDS encoding CBS domain-containing protein, which translates into the protein MRPKYQTVGEIKKGNTLFTREGSSAFDVSSLLLDSHESGMPVVSEDDRVVGFISEQDILMALRGTRRLEEIAVREIMNPVVVVAEEDATLEEASQAMEDLHIHRLPVVRGERLIGTITRNDLIRAWLGMNVEV
- the gltB gene encoding glutamate synthase large subunit — protein: MKKHGASENRPGFPAKQGLYDPQFEKDSCGIGFVADIKGRRSHDIIQKGLQVLENLSHRGAVGCDPCTGDGAGILIQVPQAFLKRACGEVGMTLPEPGQYGVGMVFLPPSSTDRRACETLFEKVITEEGQRFLGWRDVPTKEDHIGEVARQTVPAIRQIFIARNSLNETEFERKLYVIRRRVENAVHQSAITERKYFYIPSLSCNTIIYKGLLLPSQIPLFYPDLADAQVVSALALVHSRFSTNTFPSWPLAHPYRYICHNGEINTLKGNVNWMRARQGRLSSELFGEEIEKLFPIIGEDQSDSACFDNALEFLIMGGRSLPHAMMMLIPEAWAGNPDMDLDRRGFYEYHASMMEPWDGPAAVAFTDGKLIGATLDRNGLRPARYLVTKGDLVVLASEAGVLSFPPEEIRTKGRLQPGKMFLVDTVQGRIIDDKEIKADICGRKPYRFWIMANRINVEDLPEPLNLLQPDHITLRQRQQTFGYSLEDLKMIMTPMAVNGEEPIGSMGTDTPLAVLSDRPQLLFKYFKQLFAQVTNPPIDPIREQLVMSLVTNIGPKSNLLGETPEHARRIRVQQPILTNADLEKIRTIADGHFKTQTLRMLFPAAEGPTGLAPALERLCKEASEAIRAGYKFIILSDRGVNAEWAPIPSLLAISAVHHHLIRECTRTEVGLIIESGEPREVHHYACLIGYGAGSINPYLAFETLTDMAREGYFPETIDEPTAEGKYIKSINKGLLKIFSKMGISTVQSYCGAQIFEAIGLNSELIDRYFTGTPSRIEGIGIGALAEEVLRRHSQAHELTPNKQLDYGGEYHYRIQTEHHNWNPETIMKLQHATQNESYATFKEFSQAVDDESRARANLRGLLDLRLLPEPIPLAEVEPASAIVKRFNTGAMSYGSISKEAHEMLAVAMNRIGGKSNTGEGGEDPERFIPLPNGDSKSSAIKQVASARFGVTTNYLINARELQIKMAQGAKPGEGGQLPGHKVDEVIARMRYATPGVQLISPPPHHDIYSIEDLAQLIYDLKNVNPNAAVSVKLVSEVGVGTVAAGVAKAHADKILISGDSGGTGASPWGSIKHAGIPWELGLAETQQTLVLNDLRGRVRVETDGQLKTGRDVVIAALLGAEEFGFSTAPLIVEGCIMMRKCHLNTCPVGIATQDPVLRKKFTGKPEHVVNYFFYVAEEIREFMAKLGFRTFKEMIGRVDKIKAQRALDHWKAHGLDLSPLLKRPEVGPEIATYCVMPQEHGLEKALDHELIKLARPALESKQRVELSRPIRNIYRTVGAMLSGEITKRYGAEGLPPDTVHFKFTGSAGQSFGAWCVNGLSLTLEGESNDYLGKGMAGGRIVVYPPKTATYPPEETILVGNTVLYGATGGECYLYGMAGERFAVRNSGARAVIEGVGDHGCEYMTGGIVVVLGKTGRNFAAGMSGGVAFVYNEDGAFERRCNLSMVELDPVRDKKDQLLLKGLIEKHLAYTGSEKAKKILAQWEWALPKFVRVMSVEYKKVLEQRARQKTMVH
- the xth gene encoding exodeoxyribonuclease III, whose translation is MIKIATWNVNSVRTRQESVLSWLRKHEPDLLCLQETKVEDEKFPMEAFRSAGYEPAVAGQKSYNGVAMLSKRPLTDVRIGFPDLPLDEQKRLMAATIDGVRVINVYMPNGQSVGSEKFIYKLGFIARLRTYLDQCHKPEEPLVMVGDFNVAPEPIDVHDPAAWVGEVLFHPEARAALAHLKSWGLEDLFRLHHAEAGVYSWWDYRIAAFRRNLGLRIDHIWGTPAVAARCRACEIDKDPRAEERPSDHAPVMAVIE
- a CDS encoding HNH endonuclease, yielding MTEPFYTDVDDDDIKREKAKARELRNSQWWKRRRSTGVCYYCGRTFKPAELTMDHIVPIGRGGKSTKGNVVPSCKECNTKKKYMLLIEWEEYLKSVKEEGSNPSS
- the mtnB gene encoding methylthioribulose 1-phosphate dehydratase — translated: MPTPRATEATTRALISEMLSLFYEKGWVAGTGGGICAGLDADRFLMAPTGVHKERVQPADLFIVDRRGGEILRTPKNKTLRLSECSTIFCLLINQRGAGSVMHSHGLSSVLAGDLAVKSDRVVFHGLEMLKGIRGLSNIDRHAVPVIQNTPREPELVGQIKTAIEHPDFAKAHCILVKDHGAYIWGADLWETKRHAEVYHFLFEAMVARADRR
- a CDS encoding glutamate synthase subunit beta — its product is MSDIKGFLKFKREGPKRRPVPERVKDWKEFYEPISEDALQVQGARCMDCGTPFCQGTTGCPVQNMIPDWNDLVHRGRWRDALKMLHSTNNFPEFTGRLCPAPCESACVLGIIDNPVSIRVIEWNIIDKGFNEGWISPLTPEQETGQRVAVVGSGPAGLAAAQQLRRLGHSVTVFERDDRIGGLLRYGIPDFKMEKSVLDRRLEQMTAEGVIFKTSVEVGKDLPVDQLRREFDAVLLTGGAMQARELPVPGRELAGIHLAMDYLTQQNKINAGDTINSAQRIDAKGKRVVIIGGGDTGSDCLGTAHRQGAEEIYQFELLPEPPPHRAASTPWPLWPMQLRSSHAHEEGCKREWSVSTKAFVGKNGRVEKLQAVHVELKTDSEGRTQFVEVPGSDFELQVDLVLLAMGFTGPVKKGLLADLGVKLDPRGNVAVDTYHRTSVEGVFAAGDMKRGASLIVWAIREGRDAAKGIDRYLRKQQSV
- a CDS encoding LuxR C-terminal-related transcriptional regulator produces the protein MQKDKKNERRPLTPREIEVIRYVAEGYKNKDIAEKLGIQIKTVETHRTNINNKLGFNHVSQLIIYAIQKKLIKIEIEE